From Microbacterium sp. 10M-3C3:
ATCACGATCGACCACGTCATCAACGGTCAGCGCGTCAGCACGCTGTACGGCCACATGACCTACGGCAGCCGCGTCGTGCAGTCGGGCGAGACGGTCGCCGCGGGCCAGCTCATCGGCCTCATCGGCAGCACGGGCAGCTCGACGGCGTGCCACACCCACTTCGAGGTGCGCATCAACGGGTCGGTCGTCGACCCGTGGGCGTGGCTGGAGCAGAACGCCGGCTGATCCTCTCGTCCGTGCCGAAGGGGCGTGTCAGGGAGTGTTCTCCGACACGCCCCTTCGCGTTCGCCCGCGCCGACCCCCGGGCGTGTCGCGGTGGGTTAGCCTTTCCTCGACGCTGAGAGAAGCGGGGGAAGCCGATGGACCGCACACCACGCATCCGCACCATGGATGCGCTCGGGCTGCTCGTCCTTCGGCATCATGTGCACGGATGCCACGGCCTCACCGTGGCGCCCGAGGCGCTGTCCATGTGACAGCGCCTTTTTTCATGCCCTGCGCCGACCGATCCGTCGCGAGTCGAATATCCGAGAAGCCGTCCCGGCCATTCGAGAGGAAGCGGAATGCGCACTCTGGTGCTGAATGCGGGCTACGAACCGCTCGCCGTCGTGTCGTTCAAGCGGGCCATCGTGCTCGTGATGAACGAGAAGGCCACCGTCGTCGAACGCGTCGAGGGTGATCCGGTGTGGGGGACCGGCGGCAGCGTCGATCGCCCCGCGGTGATCATCCTCACCCGGTATGTGCGGGTGCCCGGCGGCAGACGCGTGCCGGTCACGCGCCGGGGTGTGCTCCGCCGCGACGGCCACCGCTGCGCGTACTGCGGCAAGGCCGCCGCCACGATCGACCACGTGCTGCCGCGTTCGCGCGGCGGCAAGGACACGTGGGAGAACCTCGTGGCGTGCTGCCTGCGCTGCAACAACGTCAAGGGCGACCGCACGCCGCAGGAGATGTCGTGGGAGCTGCGGCTGGTGCCCGGCGCACCGCGCGGCTCGCAATGGACGGTGCGCGGCACCGACCGCGCCGACCCGCGGTGGGAGCCCTACCTCGCCCTCGCCGCCTGAGCCGCGGCCGATCGGCGCCTCGCCGTCCGATCCGGCCGAGGCCGCCGTGCCGTGCGCGCGCGCAGAATTCAGGCTGAGCCGGCGTCTGGCCGGGCTCCGCGCCCCGAGCGGTCGGCTGAGCCTGAATTCTGAACGGTGTCGGAGGTCGGCCGCGCGACCGATCGGCGCCTCGGCCGTCCGATCCGGCCGAGGCCGCCGTGCCGTGCCGCGCGCGCAGAATTCAGGCTGAGCCGGCGTCTGGCCGGGCTCCGCGCCCCGAGCGGTCGGCTGAGCCTGAATTCTGAACGGTGTCGGAGGTCGCCGCGCGGCCGATCGGCGCCTCGCCGTCCGATCCGGCCGAGGCCGCCGTGCCGTGCGCGCGCGCAGAATTCAGGCTGAGCCGGCGTCTGGCCGGGCTCCGCGCCCCGAGCGGTCGGCTGAGCCTGAATTCTGAACGGTGTCAGAGGTCGTCTCTATCTTCGAACCACGGGATTGAAGGTGTAGAACGCATGTTCTAACCTGTGGGAGTGAGGGCGATCATGCGGGACCAGGCGCACGCGGTGCCGGACATCCACGCCCTGCGCGCCCAGCTCGAGCGTATGCAGGGGCGCCGACTCGGCGCCCCGGTCCTGCCCACCCACCCCGCCTTCGCGGGGCTGCTGCCCGGTGGCGGCCTCAAGCCCGGCGCGGCGTATTCGCTCGCGCCGTCGGCGTCGCTGCTGCTCGCGCTCATGGCGCGCCCCTCCCAGGACGGTACGTGGTGCGGCGTCGTGGGCATGCCCGATCTCGGCGCCGAGGCCGCCGAGCGCTACGGTCTCGACCTCGACCGGCTCGTGTTCGTGCCCGACCCGGGCTCGCGGTGGCTCGCGGTCACCGCGACGATCGCCGAGGTGCTGCCGGTCGTGGCGGTGCGTCCGCCCACGCGCGTGTCCGACGGGGAGGTGGCGCGACTGGCCTCGCGGCTGCGCGACCGCGGCGCGGTGCTGCTCGTGCAGGGGGCGTGGCCGCAGGCCGAGGCCGTCATCGAGGTCGCCGACCCGCGGTGGTCGGGGCTCGGCGCCGGCCACGGGTACCTGGCCGGGCGCGAGCTGACGGTGTCGGTCACGAGCAAGCGCTCGCCGGGGGCGCGGCGCGTGCGGATGCTGCTTCCCGCCGCCGACGGCGGGGTCACCGTCGTGGGCGCTCCTGCCGAGCGCCTCCAGCCGCGCGAGCGTCCGGCGTTCGCGCGGGAACCGGTGCGGGCGGTGGGGTGACGTGCCCGCGCCGGTGCGCAGCCTCGTGCTGTGGTTCCCCGACTGGCCCGTGACCGCCCTCGTGCGCGAGGCGGTGAGCCCGCCGCGCGCCGGCACGCCCGTCGCGGTGTTCGAGCGGAACCTCGTGGTCGCGTGCAACGGCGCGGCCCGCGCGCAGGGCGTGCGCCGCGGCCAGCGCCGGCGCGACGCGCAGGCGCGATGCCCCGGGCTGCAGGTGGTCGCCGCCGACCTCGCGCGCGACCACCGCGAGTTCGCGCCCGTCGTCGCGCGCATCGAGGAGCAGGCGCCGGGGGTGCAGATCGTGCGGGCGGGACTGTGCGTGCTGCGCGCCCGCGGGCCCGCGCGCTACTACGGCGGCGAGGCCGAGGCGGCGCGGGCGCTGTGCGACGCGCTCGCCGCCGACGGCGTGCCCGACGTGCGCGCCGGCGTCGCCGACGGCCCGTTCACGGCCGAGCAGGCCGCGCGCGCGGGCACGCGCCCCGACGCGCCGGTGCGGATCGTCGAGCCGGGGGAGTCGGCGGCGTTCCTCGCGCCGCTGCCGGTGACCGCGCTCGAGGACGACGAGCTGGCGGGCATCCTCGCACGCCTGGGCGTGCACACCCTCGGCCAGTTCGCCGCGATGCCCGTCGAACGCGTGCGCGAGCGGTTCGGCGGCCCCGGCGAGCGCCGGCACGCGCTGGCCGCCGGCGCCGACTCGCGCCCCGTCGAGCCGCGCGTGCCGCCGCCCGAGCTGCACCGCGACGTGGCGTTCGAGCCGCCCCTCGAGCTCGCCGACCAGGTCGCGTTCGGCGTGCGCGTGGCCGCGGAGGAGTTCATCGCGCGGCTCGGCGCGCACGACCTCGTGTGCACCGAGCTGCGCGTCGTGCTGACGGGGGAGCGGGGCGAGCGCAGCGAGCGGGTGTGGCTGCATCCGGGATCGTTCGACGCGGCCGCGGTGGTCGACCGCGTGCGATGGCAGCTGGCGGCGCTGCACGAGTCGCAGGCGCCCGGGTCGAAGGTGTTCGGCAGCGGGGTCGCGGCGGTGCACATCGCGCCGGAGGCGGTGGATGCGGCGGCCCACCACGCGATCGGACTGTTCGGCGCCGGGTCGGACGAGCGCGTGCACCACGCGCTGTCGCGCGTGCAGGCGATGCTCGGGCACCGCGGTGTCGTGACGCCCGTGATCGGCGGCGGGCGCTGGCTCGCCGAGCGGCAGGTGAACGTGCCGTGGGGCGACCGGGCGGTCGTGACGAAGGATCGCGCACGGCCGTGGCCGGGGAGCCTGCCTGACCCGCTGCCGGCGACGGTGTACCCCGAGCCGCGCCTGGTGGAGGTGACCGACGCCGCCGGGCGCGCGGTCGCCGTCGGCGAGCGGGAGGCGCTCAGCGGCGCGCCCGCGATGCTCGAGGCGGGCGGGTACCGCCGGGCGATCACGGCGTGGGCGGGGCCGTGGCCGATCAGCGAGCGCGGCTGGGATGCGCTC
This genomic window contains:
- a CDS encoding DNA polymerase Y family protein, with the translated sequence MPAPVRSLVLWFPDWPVTALVREAVSPPRAGTPVAVFERNLVVACNGAARAQGVRRGQRRRDAQARCPGLQVVAADLARDHREFAPVVARIEEQAPGVQIVRAGLCVLRARGPARYYGGEAEAARALCDALAADGVPDVRAGVADGPFTAEQAARAGTRPDAPVRIVEPGESAAFLAPLPVTALEDDELAGILARLGVHTLGQFAAMPVERVRERFGGPGERRHALAAGADSRPVEPRVPPPELHRDVAFEPPLELADQVAFGVRVAAEEFIARLGAHDLVCTELRVVLTGERGERSERVWLHPGSFDAAAVVDRVRWQLAALHESQAPGSKVFGSGVAAVHIAPEAVDAAAHHAIGLFGAGSDERVHHALSRVQAMLGHRGVVTPVIGGGRWLAERQVNVPWGDRAVVTKDRARPWPGSLPDPLPATVYPEPRLVEVTDAAGRAVAVGEREALSGAPAMLEAGGYRRAITAWAGPWPISERGWDALRRRRAHRFQVVDADGIAWLLVWEEGEWRAEGRYD
- a CDS encoding HNH endonuclease, whose translation is MRTLVLNAGYEPLAVVSFKRAIVLVMNEKATVVERVEGDPVWGTGGSVDRPAVIILTRYVRVPGGRRVPVTRRGVLRRDGHRCAYCGKAAATIDHVLPRSRGGKDTWENLVACCLRCNNVKGDRTPQEMSWELRLVPGAPRGSQWTVRGTDRADPRWEPYLALAA